In Notamacropus eugenii isolate mMacEug1 chromosome 1, mMacEug1.pri_v2, whole genome shotgun sequence, one genomic interval encodes:
- the LOC140517536 gene encoding uncharacterized protein, with translation MWPYVRRLADRPRQLLVHRKGRRHTDSAHYPAPGEGPPQSQSPATPRRSRDSPAAQTALLQRRRGKAPALGECWLPTDLSPFPLPQPPSESGGLVGGARGRLPLFRLVPGGRGFTVRSSPSRDAARLASVSLFVGLNRRDPSSARILEQVCGMGRAAGGGFPCALLRVLSPEEKEEEEEEAGRTQPAGLSVTRAVPQYRPARLAHL, from the exons ATGTGGCCTTATGTCAGGAGGCTTGCAGACAGGCCGAGGCAGCTCTTGGTGCACCGGAAGGGAAGGCGCCACACGGACTCTGCCCACTATCCAG CACCGGGCGAAGGACCCCCTCAGAGCCAGAGCCCAGCGACACCAAGGCGGAGCCGCGACTCCCCAGCGGCCCAAACTGCCCTTCTCCAGAGGCGGAG GGGAAAGGCCCCGGCCCTTGGGGAATGCTGGCTGCCCACCGACCTGtcaccttttcccctcccccagcctccctCGGAGAGCGGAGGCCTAGTGGGCGGGGCGAGAGGGAGGCTTCCGCTCTTCCGGTTGGTTCCGGGCGGGAGAGGATTCACGGTCCGCTCATCCCCTTCGCGGGATGCAGCGCGGTTGGCTTCCGTCTCGTTGTTCGTTGGATTAAACCGGCGGGATCCGTCCTCCGCCCGGATCCTGGAGCAAGTCTGTGGGATGGGCCGGGCTGCCGGAGGAGGCTTCCCATGCGCGCTGCTTAGAGTTCTCTCCCccgaagagaaggaggaggaggaagaggaggccgGAAGGACTCAGCCAGCGGGCCTGTCTGTAACCCGAGCGGTCCCGCAGTACCGGCCTGCCCGCCTCGCACACTTGTGA